A single region of the Gemmatimonas sp. UBA7669 genome encodes:
- a CDS encoding MerR family transcriptional regulator: MEPPLRIGALAAAAGVGVQTLRYYERRGLLKAKGRTASGYREYAADAVRRVVFIRRAQSMGFTLDEIHHLLALRVQTARRCEPVKRSAAQAQERVRERLVALQRMDTILARLIRACDARQVTEECPILEALEPDGRM; this comes from the coding sequence ATGGAACCTCCACTGCGCATCGGGGCGCTCGCGGCCGCGGCGGGTGTCGGCGTGCAGACGCTGCGGTACTATGAGCGCCGAGGTCTGCTGAAGGCCAAAGGGCGGACCGCTAGCGGGTATCGCGAGTACGCCGCCGACGCGGTCCGTCGGGTGGTGTTCATTCGGCGCGCCCAGTCGATGGGTTTCACGCTCGACGAGATTCACCACCTGCTTGCGTTGCGCGTACAGACAGCGCGCCGATGCGAACCCGTCAAGCGGTCCGCTGCCCAGGCTCAGGAGCGCGTCCGCGAACGACTGGTGGCGCTGCAACGGATGGACACGATTCTCGCGCGACTGATTCGCGCGTGTGATGCACGGCAAGTCACCGAGGAGTGCCCCATTCTCGAGGCGCTCGAACCTGATGGGAGGATGTAA